A genomic region of Sideroxydans sp. CL21 contains the following coding sequences:
- the nirB gene encoding nitrite reductase large subunit NirB, whose protein sequence is MKTTKRNRLVVIGNGMAGIRTLEELLKMSSGEFDITVFGAEPQPNYNRILLSPVLSGEMSFQDTILNDWSWYEQNHITLHAGKTVTRIDRVGCTVETMDGMIVPYDRLLIATGSNPIMLPVPGIDLPGVLSYRSIVDVESMLGMSGAGKRAVVIGGGLLGLEAANGLSLRGMDVSVVHLCEWPMERQLDKVGGDLLKDALEKRGLKFYLSRQTEAILGETAVTGLRFKDGEEIPADMVVMSAGIRPNIALAKSAGIHCERGIVVSDTMQTYDPKIYSVGECVQHRGQTYGLVAPLFEQAKVAANHLARYGGMRYEGSSVSTKLKVTGIDLFSAGDFNSGALDEELLLQDSARGVYKKLVLRDNKLRGAVMYGDTVDGPWYFQMMRDGTDVSELREHLLFGQVHMGDSGLGGVSSVANMPDTAEICGCNGVCKGAIVNAIVDKKLFTLEEVRAHTKASASCGSCTGLVEALLANTVGGDYSAKPSKKPICGCTEHAHQDVQQAIRELGVKTIRDLMQALNWKTPDGCHVCRPVLNYYLLAAWPGEYEDDSHSRFVNERVHANIQKDGTYSVIPRIWGGVTSPSELRSIAEIAERYEVPTVHITGGQRIGLYGITKENLPKMWGELVEAGFVSGHAYGKALRTVKTCVGSDWCRFGTQDSTGLGIKVEKMTWGSWTPHKFKIAVSGCPRNCAEATIKDFGVVCVDSGYEIHVGGNGGVKVRVTDFLCKVENEADVLEYCGAFMQLYREEANYMERTAPWIERVGLAYIKQHVVEDAAERRELYARFLESQRYSQDDPWKERAEGKDAQEYTPLATIE, encoded by the coding sequence ATGAAGACAACAAAGAGAAATCGACTGGTGGTGATCGGCAACGGCATGGCGGGCATACGCACCCTGGAGGAACTGCTCAAGATGTCCTCGGGCGAATTCGACATCACGGTGTTCGGCGCCGAGCCGCAGCCCAATTACAACCGGATACTGCTGTCGCCGGTGCTGTCCGGCGAGATGTCGTTTCAGGATACGATACTGAACGACTGGAGCTGGTATGAGCAGAACCATATCACCCTGCATGCGGGGAAAACGGTGACGAGGATCGACCGGGTCGGCTGCACGGTCGAAACGATGGACGGGATGATCGTGCCCTATGATCGCCTGCTCATCGCAACGGGTTCCAATCCGATCATGCTGCCGGTTCCGGGTATCGACCTGCCCGGTGTGCTGAGCTACCGCAGTATCGTCGATGTGGAGAGCATGCTGGGCATGTCCGGTGCTGGCAAGCGCGCGGTCGTGATCGGAGGTGGCCTGCTCGGGCTGGAAGCGGCAAACGGCCTGTCGCTGCGCGGCATGGATGTGTCGGTCGTGCACCTGTGCGAATGGCCGATGGAGCGCCAGCTGGACAAGGTTGGTGGCGACCTGCTCAAGGACGCACTGGAAAAACGCGGCCTGAAGTTTTATCTGTCGCGGCAGACCGAGGCCATACTCGGCGAGACGGCCGTCACAGGTCTGCGCTTCAAGGACGGCGAGGAGATCCCGGCCGATATGGTCGTGATGTCGGCCGGCATCCGACCCAATATCGCGCTGGCCAAGTCGGCCGGAATTCACTGCGAACGCGGCATCGTGGTCAGCGACACCATGCAGACTTACGATCCGAAGATATATTCGGTGGGGGAGTGCGTGCAGCATCGCGGACAAACCTACGGGCTGGTCGCACCGCTGTTCGAGCAGGCAAAAGTCGCTGCGAATCATCTCGCCCGTTATGGCGGGATGCGCTATGAAGGTTCCTCGGTATCGACCAAGCTCAAGGTGACGGGCATCGATCTGTTCTCTGCCGGCGACTTCAACTCCGGCGCACTGGACGAAGAGTTGCTGCTGCAGGATTCCGCACGCGGCGTGTACAAGAAACTGGTGCTGCGCGACAACAAGTTGCGCGGCGCGGTGATGTACGGCGACACGGTCGACGGCCCCTGGTATTTCCAGATGATGCGCGACGGAACGGATGTGTCCGAATTGCGCGAACATCTCCTGTTCGGGCAGGTGCATATGGGGGATTCCGGCCTCGGCGGTGTATCGAGCGTGGCGAACATGCCGGATACGGCCGAGATCTGCGGATGCAATGGCGTATGCAAGGGCGCGATCGTGAATGCCATCGTCGACAAGAAACTGTTCACGCTGGAAGAAGTGCGCGCGCACACCAAGGCATCCGCTTCGTGCGGCTCCTGCACCGGACTCGTGGAAGCGCTGTTGGCGAACACGGTGGGCGGCGACTATTCCGCCAAGCCCAGCAAGAAGCCGATCTGCGGCTGCACCGAACACGCGCACCAGGATGTGCAACAGGCCATCCGCGAGCTCGGCGTGAAGACCATCCGCGACCTGATGCAGGCATTGAATTGGAAGACACCGGACGGCTGCCATGTGTGCCGTCCGGTGCTGAACTACTATCTGCTGGCCGCATGGCCGGGCGAATACGAAGACGACAGCCATTCGCGCTTCGTCAACGAACGCGTTCATGCCAACATCCAGAAGGACGGCACGTATTCGGTGATACCGCGCATCTGGGGCGGCGTCACTTCGCCCTCGGAATTGCGCTCGATCGCGGAGATCGCCGAACGCTATGAAGTGCCCACCGTCCACATCACCGGCGGACAGCGCATCGGCCTGTACGGGATCACCAAGGAGAATCTGCCCAAGATGTGGGGCGAACTGGTCGAGGCCGGATTCGTTTCCGGCCATGCATACGGCAAGGCATTGCGCACGGTGAAGACTTGCGTGGGCTCCGACTGGTGCCGATTCGGCACGCAGGATTCGACCGGCCTGGGCATCAAGGTCGAGAAGATGACCTGGGGTTCCTGGACGCCGCACAAATTCAAGATCGCCGTTTCAGGCTGCCCGCGCAACTGCGCTGAAGCCACCATCAAGGACTTCGGCGTGGTGTGCGTGGATTCCGGTTACGAGATACATGTGGGCGGGAACGGCGGCGTCAAGGTTCGCGTCACCGATTTTCTGTGCAAGGTCGAGAACGAAGCGGACGTGCTGGAGTACTGCGGCGCGTTCATGCAACTCTATCGCGAAGAAGCCAACTACATGGAACGTACTGCCCCGTGGATAGAGCGCGTCGGGCTGGCCTATATCAAACAGCACGTCGTCGAGGATGCGGCGGAGCGGCGCGAACTGTACGCGCGCTTCCTTGAGTCGCAACGCTACTCGCAGGACGACCCGTGGAAAGAACGTGCCGAGGGGAAAGACGCTCAGGAATATACCCCGCTTGCCACCATCGAATAA
- a CDS encoding bifunctional protein-serine/threonine kinase/phosphatase, which produces MTLEILSAYASEIGTRASNEDFCGIVTPQGSVLESKGIVAALADGVGSSGGGREAAEYSVRGLLADYYATPDTWSIPYALERVLRAINRWLIAQSFSQYDTHRLLSTLSTLVLHGDRFVVAHIGDSRIYLLRDHKLCQLTVDHVWDKPEMQHVLKRAMGLDRHLVLDYHEDTLQAGDVFLLASDGIWEVLGDRTIQALLDAEQEPQQVVNNLVAQVSIKKGQDNATAMVIKICSPGTTGRHYASAEAIHLAVPDLLEAGQVFDGFEILKLLHESQNSMLYQVRRVATKQLLVLKTLPPALRDDLPCREGLLVEEWLAKTIVSHHFPQVIPLSGKERHFLYYVMTFHEGATLQQHLQHDRHFSIAEAVQIGIRLGKALGSLHRMNIIHRDIKPDNIHLDTEEKLRLLDLGVALNPSTMRSAGRPGTPSFIAPELFAGEAASCRSDLYAIGVTLYHLLTRKYPYGEIEPFQHPRFTEPIPPSRYRPDIPQWLENILLKAVAKKPEQRFETAEEWVVSLGKGEYSDSEPYRRPSLAESDPLRLWQMILAISLLTNLLMLYLLLAR; this is translated from the coding sequence ATGACACTTGAAATCTTGAGCGCCTATGCGAGCGAAATCGGGACGAGAGCTTCCAACGAAGACTTCTGCGGCATTGTTACGCCGCAAGGGAGCGTACTGGAATCCAAGGGGATAGTGGCTGCGCTTGCCGACGGCGTGGGTAGCAGCGGCGGCGGGCGGGAGGCTGCTGAATACAGCGTGCGCGGATTGCTGGCAGACTACTATGCAACTCCCGATACCTGGTCGATTCCCTATGCGCTGGAACGTGTATTGCGCGCGATCAATCGCTGGTTAATCGCGCAGAGTTTTTCGCAATACGATACTCACCGATTGCTGAGCACGCTCAGTACCCTGGTATTGCACGGCGATCGTTTTGTGGTTGCGCATATCGGGGACAGCCGGATATATCTGTTGCGCGACCATAAGTTGTGCCAGTTGACGGTTGATCACGTCTGGGACAAACCGGAGATGCAGCATGTGCTGAAACGCGCCATGGGTTTGGATCGACATCTGGTGCTGGATTACCATGAAGACACGCTGCAAGCCGGCGATGTCTTCCTGCTGGCGTCAGACGGCATTTGGGAAGTGTTGGGCGACAGGACGATTCAGGCATTACTCGATGCGGAACAGGAGCCGCAGCAGGTCGTGAACAACCTGGTTGCACAGGTTTCAATAAAAAAAGGGCAGGATAATGCCACCGCGATGGTGATCAAGATCTGCAGCCCCGGCACCACCGGTCGCCATTATGCCAGCGCGGAAGCCATCCATCTGGCGGTACCCGATCTTCTTGAGGCAGGACAGGTGTTCGATGGTTTCGAGATTCTGAAGTTGCTGCATGAATCCCAGAATTCGATGCTGTACCAGGTTCGACGGGTGGCTACAAAACAACTGCTGGTGCTCAAGACATTGCCTCCGGCATTGCGGGATGACCTGCCGTGCCGGGAAGGCCTGTTGGTCGAAGAGTGGCTGGCCAAGACCATCGTGTCGCACCATTTTCCGCAGGTGATCCCCCTGTCGGGCAAAGAGCGCCACTTTCTTTACTATGTGATGACCTTCCATGAAGGTGCGACGCTGCAACAGCATCTGCAGCATGACCGCCATTTTTCGATTGCCGAGGCAGTACAGATCGGTATCCGGCTGGGAAAGGCGCTGGGTTCCCTGCATCGCATGAACATCATTCATCGCGATATCAAGCCGGATAACATCCATCTGGATACGGAAGAAAAATTGCGTCTATTGGATCTTGGCGTAGCGCTGAACCCGTCGACGATGCGTTCAGCAGGCCGGCCGGGTACGCCGAGTTTCATTGCGCCGGAATTGTTTGCCGGAGAAGCGGCGTCGTGCCGGAGCGATCTGTATGCGATCGGGGTCACGCTGTACCATCTTCTGACGCGCAAGTATCCCTACGGCGAAATCGAACCATTCCAGCATCCGCGTTTTACGGAGCCGATCCCGCCATCGCGCTATCGTCCCGACATTCCGCAATGGTTGGAGAACATCCTGCTGAAGGCGGTCGCCAAAAAACCTGAGCAGCGTTTCGAAACAGCCGAGGAATGGGTGGTCTCGCTTGGCAAGGGCGAATACAGCGATTCCGAACCTTACCGGCGGCCATCGTTGGCCGAAAGCGATCCGTTGAGGCTGTGGCAGATGATACTGGCGATTTCCTTGTTGACGAATCTATTGATGTTGTATTTGCTGTTAGCCCGATAG